The Geothrix sp. DNA segment TCACCGTCTGGGGCTCGCTGCTGTGCAGCTTGAAGGGCACTTCCTTGAGGTTCAGGAGGACGTGGGTGATGTCCTCCCAGACCCCGGGAAGGGTGGTGAATTCATGCATGACGCCCTTGATGCGGACGTTGGTGACGGCAGCGCCCTGGATGCTGCTGAGCAGCACCCGGCGGACGCTGTGCCCGACGGTCGTGGCGAAGCCGCGCTCGAAGGGATAGGCCACGAACTCCCCGTAGGAGTCGGTGAGGGACCCGGGGGTCACCTCGGCGAAACGCGGCCTCTGGAAATCGCTGAGATTCAGCATCCGTCCCCCTTACTTGGAATACAGCTCAACGATCAGCTGCTCGTTGATGTCGAGGGTGATGTCCTCGCGGGTCGGCGCGGCAAGCACCTGACCCTTGAAGGCGGCGGCGTCCAGGGTGAGCCACTTGGGGATGCCACGGCCGGCCGAGGTCTCGACGGAGGACTTGACGCCGTCGTTCTCCTTGGCACGCGTGCCCAGTTCCACCGCCTGGCCAGGCTTGACCTGGTAGGAGGGGATGTCCACCCGCTTGCCGTTGACCAGCACGTGACCGTGCATGACCATCTGGCGCGCGGCGGACCGGCTGGACGCGAAGCCCAGGCGGTAGATCACGTTGTCCAGGCGGCACTCGAGGAAACCGAGCAGGTTGTGGCCGGTGACGCCCTTCTTGGCGTCGGCCTTCTCGAAGTAGTGGCGGAACTGCTTCTCGAGCACACCGTAGATGCGCTTGACCTTCTGCTTCTCGCGAAGCTGGAGGGCGTAGCCGGTGGGCTTCTTGATCTTTCCCGCGCCGTGCTGGCCGGGGATCTTGCCCTTGCGGGTCTCGAACGAGCACTTCTCCTTGAAGCAGCGCTCGCCCTTGAGGTAAAGCTTCATGCCCTCGCGGCGGCAGAGGCGGCAAACGGCGTCTGTGTAACGTGCCATGTCTCTCCTCCTCTCTTAAACCCGGCGCCGCTTGGGCGGCCGGCAGCCGTTGTGGGGGATGGGGGTGACGTCGCGGATGCTGGTCACCTGGATGCCGGCGGCGTTGAGGGCGCGGATGGCGCTCTCACGACCGGCCCCGGGGCCCTTGACGCGAACGTCCACGGAACGAACGCCCTGCTCCTTGGCGGCTTCGGCAGCAACGCCGGCGGCCACCTGAGCGGCGAACGGCGTGCCCTTGCGGGTGCCACGGAAGTTCTGGTTGCCGCTGGAGGCCCAGCAGAGCATGTTCCCCATCGGATCAGAGATGGAGATGATCGTGTTGTTGAAGGACGCCTGGACGTGAGCCACGCCGTGGGGGACGTTCTTCTTTTCCTTCTTCTTGACCACCTTTTTACCGGCGGTCCGGGTCTGAGTCTTGGCCATGTGCTCCTCGCCTTACTTCTTCTTGCCGGCTACGGTGCGTCGCTTGCCCTTGCGGGTGCGGGCGTTGGTGTGCGTGCGCTGGCCACGGACGGGGAGACCCTTCCGGTGGCGCAGGCCGCGGTAGCAGCCGATATCCATAAGCCGCTTGATGTCCAGAGAGATGTTCTTACGGAGGTCACCCTCAACCGTCTCTTCGGAGGTGATCACGCGGCGGATGCGGCCGACCTCGTCTTCGGTCAGATCGCGCACCTTGGTGCCGAAATCGACCTTCGCGCGGGTCAGGATGCTGTGCGCCTTGGCGCGCCCGATGCCGAAAATGTAGGTGAGCGCGATCTCGATGCGCTTGCCGATGGGCAGATCAATGCCTGAGATGCGTGCCATCGTTTCTCCTTAACCCTGACGCTGCTTGTGCTTGGGGTTCTTCTTGCAGATGATCCGGTTGATGCCTTCGCGCCGGACCACTTTGCAGTGCTCGCACAGCTTCTTGATGGAGGGCCGTACTTTCATGGTGTCCTCTCGTTTACTTGAATCGGTAGATGATGCGGCCACGGGTGAGGTCGTAAGGGGTCACCTCGACGAGAACCCGGTCACCGGGAAGGATGCGGATGAAGTTCTTGCGCATCTTTCCGCTGATGTGCGCCAGCACCTGGTGTTTGTTCTCCAGTTCGACCCGGAAGACTGCGTTGGGCAAGGCCTCGACCACTGTGGCTTCCAGCTCAATGGCTTCTTCTTTGCTCAAGCGTGTTCTCCGAAGACGTGACGCAGCGATTCAAACACCAGCTCCGGTGGGCGATTGCCATCCACGCTCCGGAAGTTCGGCCGATGCTTGTAGAAGCCCAGGAGGGGCTGGAAGGTCGAGTTGAACTCGCCCATCCGGCTCTGGAAGGCCTCAGAGGTGTCGTCAGAGCGGTGCTTCAGGGGACTTCCGCACACATCGCAGACACCGGCTTGCTTGGGGGGCTTGGATTCCAGGTGGTAGATGGCGCCGCAGGCATTGCTGCTGCAGACGCGTCGGCCCACCACGCGGGCTTCCAGCACCTCCTGGGGGACATCGACCAGAACCACGTGCCCGACCTTCATGCCCTTGGAGGAGAGGAAGTCTTCCAGGGCTTGAGCTTGCTGAAGGGTGCGTGGGTAGCCGTCGAACAGCACGTCAGAGGTCTCGTCCAGCAGCCGCGCAAAGACAAGTCCGTTGACGGTGTCGTCGTCCACCAGTTTTCCCTCGGCCATGATGGCTTTCGCCCTCAGGCCGATCTCCGTCCCTTTCGAGACGGCATCTCTCAGAATGTCACCGGTTGACAGGTGAGTCAAAGAGAATGTTTCCACCAGGCGCTTGGCCTGGGTGCCCTTCCCGGAGCCCGGGGCCCCGAGGAGGATGTGGGCCGTCAGGGTCATGCGGCACCCCCGCGGGTGGAGCGACCGCGGATGCGACCCT contains these protein-coding regions:
- the rpsM gene encoding 30S ribosomal protein S13 — translated: MARISGIDLPIGKRIEIALTYIFGIGRAKAHSILTRAKVDFGTKVRDLTEDEVGRIRRVITSEETVEGDLRKNISLDIKRLMDIGCYRGLRHRKGLPVRGQRTHTNARTRKGKRRTVAGKKK
- the rpsK gene encoding 30S ribosomal protein S11 — encoded protein: MAKTQTRTAGKKVVKKKEKKNVPHGVAHVQASFNNTIISISDPMGNMLCWASSGNQNFRGTRKGTPFAAQVAAGVAAEAAKEQGVRSVDVRVKGPGAGRESAIRALNAAGIQVTSIRDVTPIPHNGCRPPKRRRV
- the rpsD gene encoding 30S ribosomal protein S4, yielding MARYTDAVCRLCRREGMKLYLKGERCFKEKCSFETRKGKIPGQHGAGKIKKPTGYALQLREKQKVKRIYGVLEKQFRHYFEKADAKKGVTGHNLLGFLECRLDNVIYRLGFASSRSAARQMVMHGHVLVNGKRVDIPSYQVKPGQAVELGTRAKENDGVKSSVETSAGRGIPKWLTLDAAAFKGQVLAAPTREDITLDINEQLIVELYSK
- the infA gene encoding translation initiation factor IF-1; the encoded protein is MSKEEAIELEATVVEALPNAVFRVELENKHQVLAHISGKMRKNFIRILPGDRVLVEVTPYDLTRGRIIYRFK
- a CDS encoding adenylate kinase, whose protein sequence is MTLTAHILLGAPGSGKGTQAKRLVETFSLTHLSTGDILRDAVSKGTEIGLRAKAIMAEGKLVDDDTVNGLVFARLLDETSDVLFDGYPRTLQQAQALEDFLSSKGMKVGHVVLVDVPQEVLEARVVGRRVCSSNACGAIYHLESKPPKQAGVCDVCGSPLKHRSDDTSEAFQSRMGEFNSTFQPLLGFYKHRPNFRSVDGNRPPELVFESLRHVFGEHA
- the rpmJ gene encoding 50S ribosomal protein L36; translated protein: MKVRPSIKKLCEHCKVVRREGINRIICKKNPKHKQRQG